In Ignavibacteriales bacterium, the following are encoded in one genomic region:
- a CDS encoding GNAT family N-acetyltransferase, producing the protein MIFNRNIVLEDSRILLRPVEPNDRDGLRSIFFDDEIWEYTVTKTSTEDELTTFINDALYNKQNAVRYTFTIIDKISGEIAGSSSFGNLSEIDRCVEIGWSFMGRKFWGTHVNIHAKFQMLQFAFEQMKMNRVEFKTDDANPRSGRALIKIGCKKEGVLRSRHLLHNGRMRDTAYYSILADEWENTKETVFAKLL; encoded by the coding sequence ATGATTTTTAATAGAAACATCGTCCTTGAGGATTCAAGGATCCTCCTCCGCCCTGTCGAACCCAACGATAGAGACGGGCTTCGAAGTATCTTCTTCGATGATGAGATATGGGAATATACCGTAACAAAAACATCCACCGAGGACGAACTTACCACATTTATCAATGACGCATTATACAATAAACAAAATGCTGTCCGCTACACTTTTACTATCATAGATAAAATCTCCGGTGAGATTGCAGGTTCATCCAGCTTCGGAAATCTCTCGGAAATAGACAGGTGTGTCGAAATTGGATGGTCATTTATGGGAAGGAAGTTCTGGGGCACGCATGTAAATATCCACGCTAAATTCCAGATGTTGCAGTTCGCTTTCGAGCAAATGAAAATGAATCGGGTCGAATTTAAAACCGATGATGCTAATCCCCGTTCCGGTCGCGCTCTGATAAAGATCGGTTGCAAAAAAGAAGGAGTTCTCCGAAGCCGCCACCTCCTGCATAACGGCAGAATGCGTGATACGGCTTATTACAGCATACTTGCGGATGAATGGGAAAATACTAAAGAAACAGTATTTGCAAAGCTATTATAA
- a CDS encoding DUF1569 domain-containing protein: MKSLYNEKDLNEIISRIENLPADAQRQWGKMNVGQMLAHCNEPFKQVFGEVKLKRTLPGILFGGFAKKMVTGDKPFKQGLPTDKAFIFKDDTNFDEEKNKLIEAVRRFGEGKGSNLTDDPHPFFGKMTTEEWDMLFYKHLDHHLQQFGA; the protein is encoded by the coding sequence ATGAAAAGCCTCTACAACGAAAAGGATTTAAACGAGATTATCTCCCGTATTGAAAATCTTCCGGCTGATGCTCAGCGTCAGTGGGGTAAAATGAACGTTGGACAGATGCTTGCTCACTGTAACGAACCCTTTAAGCAGGTATTCGGAGAGGTCAAGCTTAAGCGCACTCTGCCCGGGATCCTGTTCGGCGGATTTGCAAAAAAAATGGTCACAGGTGATAAGCCATTTAAGCAGGGACTACCCACTGATAAAGCTTTCATCTTTAAGGATGATACGAATTTTGACGAGGAAAAGAATAAGCTCATAGAAGCCGTTCGCCGGTTTGGAGAGGGAAAAGGAAGCAACCTGACCGATGACCCGCACCCCTTCTTTGGAAAGATGACTACAGAAGAGTGGGACATGCTGTTTTATAAACACCTCGACCATCACCTTCAACAATTCGGAGCATAA
- a CDS encoding DinB family protein: MITRKDILLQQMHACFDEETWFVTLKNALDGLTPENAAWKSGGNHSIHEIVNHLIFWNQRYLNRFINVPVEEIKDNEYTFTNDATGSHVDSWKATVEKVYSVFSEWCTQLDEALDTKLEGVPIKGYPDTWFTVIGNINIHNAYHIGQIVTLRKEQGSWNPDRGVK, encoded by the coding sequence ATGATAACTAGAAAAGATATACTCCTTCAGCAGATGCACGCCTGCTTCGATGAGGAGACGTGGTTCGTTACTCTCAAAAATGCTCTCGATGGACTGACGCCGGAAAATGCCGCGTGGAAATCCGGCGGCAATCATTCTATACATGAGATTGTAAACCACCTCATCTTCTGGAATCAGCGGTATCTCAACCGTTTCATAAATGTTCCCGTCGAGGAGATTAAGGACAACGAGTATACCTTTACAAATGACGCTACCGGTAGTCACGTAGATAGCTGGAAAGCAACGGTGGAAAAAGTCTATAGTGTTTTTTCCGAATGGTGCACTCAACTCGATGAAGCACTGGATACCAAACTAGAAGGAGTTCCTATAAAAGGTTATCCTGATACATGGTTTACAGTAATTGGAAATATCAATATTCATAACGCTTATCATATTGGACAGATCGTTACCCTGCGCAAAGAACAGGGATCATGGAACCCCGACAGGGGTGTAAAATAA